One window of the Vigna radiata var. radiata cultivar VC1973A chromosome 1, Vradiata_ver6, whole genome shotgun sequence genome contains the following:
- the LOC106768579 gene encoding CLAVATA3/ESR (CLE)-related protein 25 has protein sequence MESHTHKRGEEMGVGGVKRLLLGALLSLGVIWFMFLAISVNRPTKRTVLLPMNVISKHLKLVSMQRHGLHSNPRLFIVSKRRVPNGPDPIHNRRAVKTRQPPTQA, from the exons ATGGAAAGTCACACTCATAAGAGGGGTGAAGAAATGGGTGTTGGTGGTGTTAAAAGGTTGCTTCTTGGAGCCTTGCTATCTTTAGGAGTCATCTGGTTTATGTTTCTTGCTATCTCAGTGAACCGTCCAACCAAAAGAACAGTGCTGCTTCCAATGAATGTTATCTCCAAGCATTTGAAGTTGGTCAGCATGCAGAGACATGGCTTGCATTCAAATCCTAGACTCTTCATAGTGAGCAAGAGAAGAGTACCAAATGGACCTGATCCAATACACAACAG GAGAGCAGTGAAAACCAGACAGCCACCTACACAAGCCTGA
- the LOC106774650 gene encoding homeobox-leucine zipper protein HAT7-like, translated as MAFPPSHTFMFQTHEDHDHHQLHLRSTSSSLNAFPSFPPHHFQGGGAGAGFMMKRSMSFSGIENKCDEVHGDDELSDDGSQLGEKKKRLSLEQVKALEKSFELGNKLEPERKMQLAKALGLQPRQIAIWFQNRRARWKTKQLEKEYEVLKKQFEAVKADNDSLKAQNQKLHAELQSLKNRDCCETGTVVSHKKDTEGSWSNGSNNSSEINLDLSRTPVMNSPVSSQNGKSLLPTSHKPTTMTQLLQSSSRSDLQDESFCNMFHNIDEQQNFWPWTEQQHQFH; from the exons ATGGCCTTCCCTCCCTCTCACACCTTCATGTTCCAAACCCATGAAGATCATGACCACCACCAACTCCACCTACGCTCCACCTCTTCCTCTCTCAACGCCTTCCCCTCTTTTCCACCCCATCACTTTCAAG GGGGTGGTGCAGGTGCAGGTTTCATGATGAAGCGATCGATGTCGTTTTCAGGCATAGAGAACAAGTGCGATGAAGTGCATGGAGACGACGAGTTGTCAGATGATGGATCTCAGCTaggggagaagaagaagaggctGAGTTTGGAGCAGGTGAAGGCACTTGAGAAGAGTTTTGAGTTGGGGAACAAGCTTGAGCCTGAGAGAAAAATGCAGCTTGCCAAGGCTTTGGGGCTTCAACCGAGGCAAATCGCTATATGGTTCCAGAATAGGAGAGCAAGGTGGAAGACCAAGCAGCTTGAGAAGGAGTATGAAGTTCTAAAGAAGCAGTTTGAAGCTGTGAAAGCTGATAATGACTCCCTCAAGGCTCAGAATCAGAAGCTACATGCAGAG CTACAAAGTCTGAAAAATAGGGACTGCTGTGAAACCGGAACAGTAGTTAGCCACAAGAAAGACACTGAGGGTTCTTGGAGCAATGGAAGCAACAACAGTTCAGAAATCAACTTGGACCTCTCAAGAACACCAGTGATGAACAGTCCTGTGTCTTCTCAGAATGGAAAAAGCCTTCTACCAACTTCCCACAAGCCCACAACCATGACTCAACTCCTCCAAAGCTCATCAAGATCAGATCTCCAAGATGAAAGCTTCTGCAACATGTTCCACAACATTGATGAGCAGCAGAATTTTTGGCCCTGGACCGAGCAGCAGCACCAGTTTCATTAA